Sequence from the Castanea sativa cultivar Marrone di Chiusa Pesio chromosome 12, ASM4071231v1 genome:
caagcCCCAAAGAAAGTAATGGAGAAATAGAGACATCTAAAAACTATAGATTCAAACAGTGTAAGAACTATCACATTTTTCGGACTAGTTAATTAACAAAACTATATATTCAAACAATGTAAGTAAGAACTATTGCAATtagtcaaaaaataaaaactttcttacTTAGAAAAATCTTATCAAGGgccaatcaaaatcaaataaacccaTATGCAAGTCACAATTTCAGAAACAACCCACTATAAGATTCCACTTAAAACAACCCACAACTAGTTCATTATCAAAgctacaataaaaaaattacttagcataagtaaaaatgattaaaaccatttaaaaatatagtGTCAATCAAAATCATAAGCTATTGAAGATTTATCATATAAACAAATGCTCCTAGTCTAATCTACCAAAAGAAACGCAAATCTAAACCCTAAATTGAAATACCAAAgcctaaatcatatttttatcagcgattttttaaaactaaattaaaaatttaccaGTAATGTTTCTGGAGGTATAATGGTGGCTTGAAGCCAGAAAACGGAAAGGAACCGGCTGATGATGGTAAAGTCCCACAGATTTCTCTCTCGACCCCTAACGTTTgttgttttgtattttgaatGAAGTCTGTAGAGGAGCATTCATAATAAGGGCAGAGCTGCAGAGACAGAATGTTGGAGGAAACAATGGAGAGAGttttaagaagaaattaaaaactttactgGTAATGCTTGTAGAGTAAACTTGGTCTGAACACGATGTGCAACCATACCAGCGGTTTTAAGTTTGCAACAACACtgaaacaaaatagaaatacccatttaagaaaaataaaatggttcCTTTAATTGGCATAATTTAAAggtataatttttagtttttttaaaaatgtaatcgTGGCACAAATTTATGTAACTACATGGCGTAATAAGAAGTGATCAATGTAACagaaaaaattccaaaacatGTATCTATTAGTACTTCCTAATTTACTGTCTAAGCCCATATTTGACAAATCAAATTGCTTGGACATTCAATTgcaaataaatattatgcaatGGATTTGAAATTCTCCAATGTACTACCTAGGGCCATATCTTCAGTGTTATGACATGCAATCATGTATCAAGCACCCCTTCAGCCTTGTtagtcatttatttatttttatcaataagTAACCTTCTTAATCCTTTCCCTGGTAACAATGAAAATAACCCACTATTTGCCTATTAGATTCAATAATCAATAAATCAACTTGGATCATAATGAAGTCTCACAAAACATgcttcaaaaataaatatggaAGAAGTAAAAACATAGCTCTACCTTTTCACTTTGCTATGCACTTTGCTATTGTTGGAATTTGTAATTGAAGTCGAGACTACAAAGGACTTGGATCAAAACAGGACCACCCACCAGTACACATCAATGCATCACTACTCCATAATTAACTTAACAAAGTAAATACAAGTAACAAAATTAAGATGTCAATTGTCCATAATTTATTTgccccaaaaggaaaaaaaatggctaACATCCAAATTACACCCTTCAAGTTTAAGTTTAGGTGAATTATAAGTCCTTAAACTTTAACATTCTTGTCAACTTACTTAACTTGCTGCAATATGACATTGTTTTACTGGACTTAATGGCAATTTTATAGTCTGCAATAGATAGAAGGACCAACTTACGACTAAAACTATAATTTCGAAATGAAATTGACAATTTTCACTCAACATTAAAAGGGTTGTTGTAATTTGGATTTTGGCCaataaacaaaagtaaagttaCCGTACTACTGTCAcctataatataatataaatacattaaaaaaattagaaaaattgaaGGTGAATcgtattattaaaaaaaaaaaaaatcataaacctATGTTTCCGTCTTGATTGACACCTAGCATACTAGAAGTCAGTTCATAATACAAAACAAACCTCCTTTTTTCCAACAACCTATTCACAATACAAATAACCATGTTGCAACACATACATAcatgcttttcaaaaaaaaaacttggtacAAATTTCACACTAATTGAAAGAACAAATCTATACTGACGAACAAATTTACAAAACCAAACACCAATAGCCCAGAAatccaaaaaacacaaacaaatttaCAAACCCAAACACCAGTAGCCCGCAAATCCAAAGAACACaaatagaaatagagagagatgaTAGCAGATTTGAATTTCAAGTGATTAAAATGAAGAGAGATAAAAATCAAATTGATGATGGGTGATGGAGGAGATTTGCAATTCGGTGAGACTTGGAGAGAGTGTTTAGGTGAGATTGGTAGCATGGGTAATGGAGGCCTGGACTTCGTTGGTAGCGGCATGGTGAGGAGGATAGGTAGTAGGGAGGGTTGGATCGACGGTGAGTGTTTGGGAGTCAAAGGCAGATTGGGTTAGGGTGTTCAAACAGCAAGGCTAGAGTGGAATTgaggatttttaaaaaaaaatttataccaaacctatagccacgtttaaaGAAATGCAAATATAGACATGCTTTAAGCCGCGTTTTAAAGAAACGCTGATGTAGGCAGACTATAGTTGCATTTtgaaaatgcggctatagacccttttttttaaaaaaaaaacttttgttcaACCTATAACCGCAATTGAAACACGCGGCTACAAACAATACTATAGCTACGTCTTTGAAAAACGTAGCTTTAGCTGTGCCTATGACCACATTTACTAAATGCAGCTATAggacatcttttttttttcttttttttttaaatttgacttGACATATAGCCTCTTTTTTTAAATGCGGCCATAGGCCCTACCCAATAAAACGCTGCTGCAAACTTTATAAACACGGCTACAAAAATGGGCTATAGCTGTGTTTTctaaaatgcagctataggtatATCATTTTAGCCGCATTTATAACAAAGCGGCTATAGGGCAGCTACAATCACGTTTTTTGTAAACGCAGCTAAAAAAATTGCGGCTATAGCTAGCGTTTTTTGTATTGTTTCAACCCAATACCAAAAAGTGACGGACTAAACTAGTATATTTAAAATGCTAGGAACCAATTTAACACATAGGACAAACATTAGGTACTAAAGTAGTAATTAATCCCTAAAATATATAGATCTATATTCATGAGAGGAGGGTGCATCACTTCCAAactatttatatgtttttcatgaatgtgatttttcttttgaaaaaaaaaaaagtaaaatgaaatttgagTTTCCAAAGATAGTTTCACTTGACATATTATAATCATGTttaattgtaataaaaatattaattaaaacaaaagccAATGAGCTTGCAACTGGGAAATTCATCCAAGAGCTAAGCCCCACGACAGAGTGATATCTATGCTTCTCAATTCCAAAAAGGAGGACCAACCGAACAAGTAAAAGTAATCCAAGTAACCACCGTACACCCTttgtgcggtggtcactccacaagtacaaGTGCTTATAAGGTGTGGGGGCAAgagtcagggttcaagtctccaagaggaaacttcacacacatatacacttagattaggctaaagtagaatttttattttgtattataaaaacaaaaaataaaataaaaaagcaatccAAGTAAGCAATGCTTGAGAAATCAAGGTGGTCCATCCAAGGATCCAAAGAAAACCCATGAAATATCTTCATGGCTTGGGAATGGTGAAATTGTTGATACGAAGATTAACCTCCGGCTATTGTACATTTCCCTTGTAGATTCCTCTGAGTTCCTAGGATTTAGGAAGGTGTATTCATGCAAGTAATTTCCTTGTAAGTTGTTACTCTATTAATCCTAATTATATTCAAGTTCTTTCAATTTGACTCAAATTCTTAGTTGTTAGCCTGTTAGATCCTTTGTTCCTTATCATTGATCATATTTCATGTTCAAGCTGTTTACTGTAGTATCAATAAGTCCTATTTACGTTGTGACTTAGTTTACTTAGCTTATTGATACCCTATAACTTAGAATTGCAATAAGAAATTAGCTGAAGAAGGGAGACTTGTCCAAATATGATACGCCATTGATGGGGTTTGATGGGCATATGGTAATTCCAGAAGGGTAGATTTCACTCCCCGTCAACATAGGAGGTAATGAGGTAACTGTAACGCTCATAGTTGTTACTTCTTTCTTGCCATCTACAACAATCCTTGGAAGGCCATGGATTCATGACATGGGGGCTGTGCCGTCCACCTTGCACGTAAAGGTCAAGTTTCGCACCGAGGATGGAATCACGGTGATAAGAGGCAATCAGCAGGTAGACAGACAGTGCTTAGTGGCCGCGGCCAACCAGCAGACTGATCAAAGGGAGTCCATCAAGAAGACCCCCTTCTAGCAATTACAGCAACCCCAAGAGGAGGTGGGGGCCAGCTGTGCCGAGGATCTGGTGAAAGTGAAGATTCTACCGGATTGTGAAAGGAATTTTCTGATAGGGGCAAGCTTGAAGGATGAAGAGAAGGTGGGGTTGTTGCTTTTTCTTATACAGAATGTGGAGGTATTTGCTTGGAGTCCATACGAGGTTCCCGGGGTTGACCCTGGGTTTATTGTTCACAAGCTGAATGTGGATCCTTTATGCCCTCCTAAGAAACAGAGACCGAGGAGATCGGCCAAAGAGCATGTCAAAGCCGTCAGATAAGAGGTTGGGAAGCTGAAGAAAGTAAGGGTCATAAAGGAAACGTTCTTTCTAGAATGGCTTGCAAACACTGTGGTAGTAAGGAAGAAGAATGGTAAATGGAGGGTTTGTGTTGACTTGAAGTAGGGGCCATAAAGGAAACATTCTTTCTAGAATGGCTTGCAAACACTGTGGTAGTAAGGAAGAAGAACGGTAAATGGAAGGTCTGTGTTGACTTTACTGATTTAAACCTAGCATGCGCAAAGGATCCATTCTCGATGCCAAAAATTGATCAGTTGGTAGACGCAATGTACGGACACCCAAGGATGAGCTTTctggatgctttccaaggttatcaccaaatttcCCTAGCCGTCGAGGATCAAGAAAAGACTGCATTCATAACACCTGATGCTAACTCTCATTATATCGTGATGCTGTTCGGATTGAAAAATGCAAGAGCCACTTATTAGcgaatgatgacgaggatgtttaggGATAAGATTGAAAGTATAATCGAGGTATACATTGATGACACGGTGATAAAAATCAAGCAGGAAGGGAAACATATTGAAGACCTTAAAGAAGTGTTTGAAATACACCAGCTGCGTCTCAATGCCGATAAGTGCACTTTCGGAGTAAGGTCCGACAAGTTTCTGGGCTATTTAATCACCAAACAAGGAATCAAAGTTAACCCCGATCAGATTGAAACCGTGAAATGTCTCAAATCACCGAGCAATCCGAAAGAggttcaaaaattgaccggtaTGTTGGCTGCCCTTAACTGATTTATTTCCAAGTTCACTGATTGGTGTCGACCGTTTTATCAGcttttgaaaaagtggaaggGGTTCTAGTGGGACGAGGAGTGtagggccttccaagacctaaAGGACTATTTTGGTCGGGCGCCAATGTTAACGGCCCTAGAACTCGAAAAAGATTTGTATATGTATCTCTCGGTGTTCGAACATGCCGCGAGCGCAGTGCTGCTGAAGGACAATGGTGTACAGCTACCAATTTACTACATAAGCAAAACATTTGTTGACGCCGAGACGAGgtatttgccactggagaaatTAGTGCTGGCTCTTGCGCACTCCACCCTAAAATTTCCCCATTACTTTCAGGCTCACATCGTCCACGTTCTGTTTGAGTACCCTCTGCAGTCATTTTTGAGGAGATCTGACTTTACGAGGAGAATAGCTAAGTGGGGGATTTGGCTGGGTTCCTCTGACATTAGATACAGGTCGAGGAACTTTGTGAAGGGCCAAGTACTCGAAGACTTCATTGCCGAGTTTTCACTGAAAAGTACGGAGATGATCTGCCTCATAGGAACCAACCCGTGGAAAGTATTTGTAAATGGCGCATCCAACGTGGTAGGAGCAGGAGCTGGAATTGTGGTCATTACCTTAGAAGGAATAAAGTTGGAACATTCGTTCAGGTTAGGCTTTAGAGCctctaataatgaggctgagtatgaggcTTTGCTGGCGAGACTAAGAGTTGTCTTATACTTGGGAGCGAAGGAGGTGGAGATATACTCGGACTCCCGGCTAGTAGTTAAACAAGTAATGGGGAGTTTCGAGGCCAAGGATCCTTGGATAGTTGAGTATCTACGAGTAGTGAAGCAGACAATGGGTTATTTTTCAAGTGTGAAAGTAGAGCAAGTTACCAGAGGGTAGAACCGCCATGCCGACTCCCTGGCCACATTAGCTTCATCAATAGCCAGTAGGGTACCCCGATTGATCAGGGTAGAATTGGTAAATGAACCGAGCATCAGCACGAGGACAGGAGTCTCACAAGTCAACACTGTCGGGAAGTGCTAGATGGATCCTATGGTCGAATTTTTAGCTGAGAACCTGGTGCTGGAGGACAAGAAGGAGGCGGCTAGAGTTCGACGGATTGCTTCTTGGTACTGGCTATTTGTGAATCGGAAGTTATATCGAAGGTCTTTTGAGGGCCCATACCCACAATGTATGTACCCTAGCATGACCGAAGAACTTCTGGCCGAACTGCATGAGGGCGTGTGCGGCAGTCATGTTGGCAGACATTCATTGGCTCATCGAGCAATGACTCAGGGATTTTAGTGGCCACAAATGCTGAGGGACGCCCTTGAATACGCATGAAGGTGCGAGCAATGTCAAAGGCACACCCCAGCGATCCACCAACCAGCTGGAAACTTGAATCCTGTTAGTAGCCTGTGGCCTTTCGCTCAGTGGGGTCTGGACATAGTTGGACCTTTTCCTTGGGTGATAGGTAACTGGAGATTTGTATTGGTAGCAATGgactacttcacaaagtgggtaGAAGCGGAGGCGATGGCGAACATCCGAGACGTTGACGTCAAGAAGTTCGTATGAAGAAACATTATAATGAGATTTGGGGTGCCAGAGTCTCTCGTGCCGGACAATGGTCTACATTTTGACAGAAAAGCTTTCCGCGAATTCTGCAGTAACCTCGGCATCAGAAACCGGTATTCTACACTAGCGTATTCGCAGAGCAATGGCTAGGCCGAAGCCACCAATAAGGCCATCATTAATGGATTGAAGAAGAGGTTGGAGGGCGCCAAAGGTAAATGGGCTGAGGAACTGCCAAGCGTCCTATGGGCATACCGAATAACC
This genomic interval carries:
- the LOC142620717 gene encoding uncharacterized protein LOC142620717 yields the protein MLTALELEKDLYMYLSVFEHAASAVLLKDNGVQLPIYYISKTFVDAETRYLPLEKLVLALAHSTLKFPHYFQAHIVHVLFEYPLQSFLRRSDFTRRIAKWGIWLGSSDIRYRSRNFVKGQVLEDFIAEFSLKSTEMICLIGTNPWKVFVNGASNVVGAGAGIVVITLEGIKLEHSFRLGFRASNNEAEYEALLARLRVVLYLGAKEVEIYSDSRLVVKQVMGSFEAKDPWIVEYLRVVKQTMGYFSSVKVEQVTRG
- the LOC142620718 gene encoding uncharacterized protein LOC142620718 produces the protein MDPMVEFLAENLVLEDKKEAARVRRIASWYWLFVNRKLYRRSFEGPYPQCNWRFVLVAMDYFTKWVEAEAMANIRDVDVKKFAEATNKAIINGLKKRLEGAKGKWAEELPSVLWAYRITLRRSTRETPFSLTFGAKAVIPAEVNLCSARVTRFAPAKNEKLMFKQLNLLEEHREAATIRLAEYQQKLT